AGCTTTGTGAAAGAAGCAGGCGAAAAACTTATCGATCTGTTGACACCTGGCAATGCGAATGCCAGCGAGCAACTGAAGGAACACATCAGCAAGGTCGGCCTGGGTAATCCGAATGTTCAGGCGACAATTGAGGGCGACAAAGTCACCATCACCGGTGACGTGGCGAGTCAGGAAGAGAAGGAAAAAATTCTGTTGGCCGTGGGCAATATTGCCGGTGTCGGCAGTGTTGATGACCAGATCACCGTAACAGGTCCGGTTGCTCAGGCGGCGCGCTTTGTCACCGTTAAAAAGGGCGACACCCTCAGCGCAATTTCCAAGGCCGAATACGGCGACGCGAACAAGTACAACAAAATATTCGAGGCCAACAAACCAATGCTTTCGCACCCGGACAAGATCTATCCGGGGCAGGTGTTGCGGATTCCTGAATAAGGCTTGAGATCGCTATCGCTGGCAAGCCCGCTCCCACAGGAATTGTGTCGTTCACGAAGGATGCGAACGACACAGATCCTGTGGGAGCGTGGCTTGCCCGCGATGCATGCGACTCGATTTAGAGCCCGGCAATCAACTCCCGATAATCCCCCACCGCCGCAAATTCGGCCGTGTCCTTCGGCCCTTTGCGACTGTCTGGTTCGCTCACGGCCAGCAGATGCGCCACACCAAAATTGCGAGCACTGCGCAGAATCGGCAACGTATCGTCGATAAACAGACTGCGCGCCGGGTCGAAACCGATATCGGCTTGCAAGGCATCCCAGAACTGCGGGTTTTCCTTGGGGAAACCGTAATCGTGGGAGCTGATCAATCGCTCGAAATACGGCGCCAGTTCAATTCGTTCCAGCTTCAATGACAGCGAGTCGCGGTGGGCGTTGGTGATCAGTACCACGCGTTTGCCGGCCCGTTTGATTGCCGCCAGAAACGTGTCCGCATCCGGACGCAGGGCGATCAGGTGCGCGGTTTCCACTTTCAGTTCGCGTACCGACAGCTTCAGCTCGGCGCTCCAGAAGTCCAGGCAATACCACTGCAATTGACCGGCGTTGCGTTCGAACAGTGGCTGCAACTCCAGCTCCGCCATGGCCCGGCTCACCCCATGCAGCTCGGCATAACGCTGGGGCAGGTGCTCCATCCAGAAATGGTTGTCGTAGTGCAGGTCCAGCAACGTGCCGTCCATATCCAGCAAAACGGTATCGATGTCGCGCCAGGGCAGCAGGGACATAAAAAACTTCTCCAGCGGTAAAAAAGATATCCGAGGTAAACAATCAGAATAGGCCGGGTATAGTAACGCGTTCACGCCAAGGAGCTGTCTATGCGCCAGAAACCCACCGTACTTGCCCGCGAGATCGTCGCCACCAGCCGTTTGTTCTGTGTCGAAGAGCTGAAGTTGCGCTTTTCCAATGGCGTGGAGCGCACGTACGAGCGCCTGGTCGGCAAGGGCGCCGGTTATGGCGCGGTGATGATCGTGGCGATGCTCGACGCGGACCACGCGGTGCTGGTGGAGGAATACTGCGGCGGCACCGATGCCTATGAACTGTCCTTGCCCAAAGGCTTGATCGAGCCGGGCGAAGACGTGCTGGCGGCGGCCGAGCGGGAACTCAAGGAAGAAGCCGGCTATGGCGCGCGGCAGCTCGAACATCTGACCGAGTTGTCGTTGTCACCCGGCTACATGAGCCAGAAGATCCAGGTGGTACTGGCGACCGATTTGTACGAAGAACGCCTGGAGGGGGACGAGCCTGAGCCGATGGGGGTGGACAAGATCAATCTGCGTGAATTGTCGGCCTTGGCGCAGAACCCGCGATTCACCGAGGGCCGTGCCTTGGCGGCGTTGTATCTGGCCCGTGACTTACTGACTCAACGTGGGGTGTTTTTGCCGTGAATTTGAATTTTCCCCATCCGTTGATGGCGCCAGTCGTTGAACTGGCTTTGAAGGCTGGTGAAGCGATCCTGCCATTCTGGCGCGTCAACGTTGCCGTGACGGCAAAGTCCGATGATTCCCCGGTCACCGCCGCCGACATGGCCGCTCATCATCTGATTCTGGCTGGGCTGACGGCGCTGGATCCGAGCATTCCGGTGCTGTCCGAAGAAGACGCCAATATTCCCCAGAGCGTGCGCGCTGGCTGGCAGCGCTGGTGGTTGGTCGATCCATTGGACGGGACCAAGGAGTTTATTTCCGGCAGCGAAGAGTTCACCGTCAACATTGCGTTGATCGAGCAAGGGCGTGTGGTGTTCGGTGTGGTGTCGATGCCGACCAACGGGCGCTTTTATGTAGGGGGCGCGGGGTTAGGTGCCTGGCGTGGCGATAAAGGCGCCGAGCCGTTGCCGATTGAGGTTCGCGACGTTCCGGCGGCGGGTGAAGCGTTCACGGTGGTTGCCAGTCGTCGGCATTCCAGCCCTGAGCAGGAGCGGTTACTCGCGGGGTTGAGCGACAGCCTGGGCGAGTTGCAACTGGCGAATATCGGCAGTTCGTTGAAATTTTGCCTGTTGGCGGAAGGGGCCGCGGATTGTTATCCACGGCTGGCGCCGACTTCGCAGTGGGACACGGCCGCGGCCCAAGGCGTGCTGGAAGGTGCGGGGGGTGAAGTGTTGGATTTGAGCGGTGAGCCGTTCTGTTACCCGGCGCGGGAATCATTGCTGAATGAATTTTTTCTGGCGCTGCCGGCTAAGGCAACATGGCGGGAAAAGTTGTTGGCTTTGGCTCGCAACTAAGATCGTTCCCATGCTCGGCGTGGGAATGCCTCTAGGGACGCTCCGCGTCCAGTGACGCGGAGCGTCACGGGCTGCATTCCCACGCAGAGCGTGGGAACGATCAGTCATCGGTGAAGGACGTACTGCCCGGTAAACCGCACCGCCTCCTCTTCACTCCCGGCATTGACGATCCGCGAATGCAGCGTCAACCGCGCCCGCCCATACCGCTCATACATTGCCAGAAACTTCTTCCACGCCGCCGCACTCGGTGCCTGGCACATCGCCGTCGCATCCATGGTGACCGGCAGCGGGTAGCTGATCTGCCCTTCCTGAATCACGATGTGCCCGTCTTCGATGCCTTCTTCGCGCAAACGCAAATGCAACCAGCCCCAGCCGGCCAGCACCGCGCCGCAATACAGGCTGCCGCCGAACATGGTGCTCTTGTGGTTGACGTTGGCTTCCAGTGGCAGGTGCAGGCGCAGTTGTTGATCGTGCCAGTCGAGCACTTTGAGGCCCATCTTCCGCGTGAGAGGGATGTCGGAATGGAGGATCGATTCCAGGTGTCGACTGTCGCGGTTCATTCGCGGGCCTTTTGTTTGAAGAGGATGATTTTACGGTAGCTCAATCAAGGTCGTCGGTGTGGCTGCTGCCGCCAGCGTCGGCGAAGTTCAGACCATGCTTGCGCAGTTTGTCATGCAAGGTTTTGCGCGGAATGCCGAGCGCTTCGGCGAGGCTGCGCACGGAGCTGTGAGAGCGCGCCAGTTCGGCGGCAATCAGGCTCTTCTCGAAGTTCTCCACCTGCTCGCTCAAACCGCCGCTGACCACTTCAATCGTGGTGCCGACGCCGCCATCAGGCGCACTGTTGTCCAGCGCCAGTTCAAGACCCAGGGCAAAACGTTCGGCGGCGTTCTGCAGTTCGCGCACATTGCCTGGCCAGGTATGGCGCAACAGCAGTGCCCGGTGCCCCGGCTGCAATTCGTGGGGCGGCAAGCCGTGCCGGGCGCTGGCTTCATCGGCGAAATGCTGGAACAGCATCAGCGCATCTTCGCCTCGCTCACGCAGCGGCGGAATACGCAATGGCGCGACGTTCAGGCGGTAATACAAGTCGGCACGGAAGCGGCCTTGGTCGGCGGACTGACGCAGGTCTTCCTTGGTCGCGGCGATGATGCGGATGTCCAGCGGGATCAGTTGGTTGCCGCCCAAGCGCTCGACGACCCGCTCTTGCAGCAAGCGCAGCAGTTTCACCTGCACGTCCAGGCT
The window above is part of the Pseudomonas sp. B21-048 genome. Proteins encoded here:
- the lysM gene encoding peptidoglycan-binding protein LysM, yielding MSIFSFVKEAGEKLIDLLTPGNANASEQLKEHISKVGLGNPNVQATIEGDKVTITGDVASQEEKEKILLAVGNIAGVGSVDDQITVTGPVAQAARFVTVKKGDTLSAISKAEYGDANKYNKIFEANKPMLSHPDKIYPGQVLRIPE
- the yrfG gene encoding GMP/IMP nucleotidase translates to MSLLPWRDIDTVLLDMDGTLLDLHYDNHFWMEHLPQRYAELHGVSRAMAELELQPLFERNAGQLQWYCLDFWSAELKLSVRELKVETAHLIALRPDADTFLAAIKRAGKRVVLITNAHRDSLSLKLERIELAPYFERLISSHDYGFPKENPQFWDALQADIGFDPARSLFIDDTLPILRSARNFGVAHLLAVSEPDSRKGPKDTAEFAAVGDYRELIAGL
- the nudE gene encoding ADP compounds hydrolase NudE, whose amino-acid sequence is MRQKPTVLAREIVATSRLFCVEELKLRFSNGVERTYERLVGKGAGYGAVMIVAMLDADHAVLVEEYCGGTDAYELSLPKGLIEPGEDVLAAAERELKEEAGYGARQLEHLTELSLSPGYMSQKIQVVLATDLYEERLEGDEPEPMGVDKINLRELSALAQNPRFTEGRALAALYLARDLLTQRGVFLP
- the cysQ gene encoding 3'(2'),5'-bisphosphate nucleotidase CysQ yields the protein MNLNFPHPLMAPVVELALKAGEAILPFWRVNVAVTAKSDDSPVTAADMAAHHLILAGLTALDPSIPVLSEEDANIPQSVRAGWQRWWLVDPLDGTKEFISGSEEFTVNIALIEQGRVVFGVVSMPTNGRFYVGGAGLGAWRGDKGAEPLPIEVRDVPAAGEAFTVVASRRHSSPEQERLLAGLSDSLGELQLANIGSSLKFCLLAEGAADCYPRLAPTSQWDTAAAQGVLEGAGGEVLDLSGEPFCYPARESLLNEFFLALPAKATWREKLLALARN
- a CDS encoding thioesterase domain-containing protein, whose product is MNRDSRHLESILHSDIPLTRKMGLKVLDWHDQQLRLHLPLEANVNHKSTMFGGSLYCGAVLAGWGWLHLRLREEGIEDGHIVIQEGQISYPLPVTMDATAMCQAPSAAAWKKFLAMYERYGRARLTLHSRIVNAGSEEEAVRFTGQYVLHR